The genomic DNA GGAATGATTTCGGTGGTGGGGGACAAAGCGTTTCCTCCCCTGCGACGTCTGCTTGTCGCTCCCGCTTTCTGAACATGTAATCAGGGTAAGGGTTTTGGGAGCGATTTCGGGGACATATCGCTGGTGTCCGCATTTCTGGTTTGGTCCTGCCCTTCCGTGTGTCACTTCCTTGTCGATTTAACGATTCTCACCCAGATTCGTACGCCATTTCGCATCTTCCGcatgtggttttcgaaacgcATATCACCGTCATTGTACGGCATAAGTATTTCATCACCATCGTGTATTACGCCAAGTGACATCAGACAAGTCTGCCAATCATAAGAACCGAATTTGAATGCGATCACGCGATTCGAAGCGACGTGTCGCTAAGAAGCTCGTTCGTGCATGAGAGCCTGGCAACCTATGCAAATGGGGAGAACGAGAACACGGCAAACTACCGCTTGTTACGCTTGACATCCGCCCATCACTGACGCCGCTATTCGTGTTCTGTCCGGGAtggggtgtgtgtgtgtgtgtgtgtgtgtgtgtttcgttgactgtaaatgctGAGATAGTCACAAGATACTACTATCAAGCACAGTTCAAGAAACAAGCAAACATACTTCAGTCAACATCCTTTCAACAGGCTACCGTGTCCTCTGTTCCTTGTataactcacagtcaagcgcGAGTCCGTTAAGAAAGACCACGGCAGTTAAACACTATgctttcgttcgttccaGGCCCACACCGGCAGCGATTAGAGATTCGTGATCCGCACAGAATCACTCGTTGTGCGGCTCCCGGAGACGAAATCCGGCAATCATCGTTTGGATCAACCGTACGCAAGGATGAGACTTGTGGAGAAACCAAGGAAATGCCGCATCAATTTTTATCGGATACCGCCATTCCTCCGCCTGGTCCAATCCTACACGGTACGGGTAGCGGCGGTGGTACATCCGGTTTCCGTCGCACCAAGTCGGTCTTTTCCATGTCTTCGGTACAATCTAGTGTGTCCGATTCTTCCGagacttcttcttctcccTTGCATCTGCAGCCACCTACCCAAATTCAAGAAGCCGATCGTTTTCAAATTCAAAACGTACCGCACTCGTTCGGCCGAGACGTTCGAGCCTACACGGAAGATTCTCCTTGGGCGCCGGTCTTTGATGCGGGGATGCGCAAGGTCCTGGAACCGCATCTGCGTCGAGCCCGCCTAGATCGTGAACACGCTCGTCAACTCACGGTCCATTGCCTCGGGCAACCGGTGGAGAGCTCCATCGGCAGCTCCGCGCACGTGCCGTATACCTCACTACGATACGAACGGCGGTTCTTGTTTGACGAACAAATGTATCCCTTGCATCTAATTCTGGCGCAGACACTCAACGTGCAAGACCTGTCGCAGGTGCATCAAGTTGTAAATGCGGATCTGATGAAACCGCTTCTTTGTCGTGACACAAGAAGAGCCTTCCACGTTGCCTACGACAACTTCATCACGTCCTTTTGTTTACCCCTACTACATGAAATCGCCATGATCAAGAACATTGTGCACAGTGCCTCGCATCGAGTCACATATCGCTACCAAGCCTTTCCCAATATTAGCATTGTTCGTCCCGGTGACGAAGCTACCCTACCTACCTGCCAGACAGCACAAGGCAAGAGTATCGGATGCCTGTATTTTCACATTCCGCTCACACCGTCCCACGGAACCAATGCGTTGTACGCCGAATCGTACCCCGGAAAGGAAGATTGGCACCCCCTACAAGCCAAGTCCTTCGGTCTCGGATATCTGTTTGATGGTGCCCGGTGCTTACAATTCGGCCTCGAGAACACTACAAAATCGTCACGCGTGTCGCTCGATTTTTCCGTCGCCCTCTATTGCGAGAGCAGCGTGGCTAAACCAAATCACTGCCGTCATCAAAATCGTGCGGAAGATCGTCACACTGTACTCTGTCCACCTGAGCTCTTGCACGATGCGTACTCGCGGGGCGGACCAGGGTACTACGAGGAAGCCGTGATAGATTTGAGTCGTCCTACCGCAACGTCATCGGCTCGGCACAACGCTGGTACCAAGCGTTGCACCAGCATGGTGCAACGTAAACGTGGCTGCAGACTCATGGAGCCCGATGGACGCATGGGAGCGCCATTTGTGTAAAAGAAAATGCCACATCCTAGTTTGGGTGACATCGGACATGCTGGATGCAGCGCTAGCGCTAGCAATACTCGCGTCTGATGTTCCAGCTTACCTACACATTCCAAgttttttttgtttggcTGGCATGTCCAAATCTCTACGCCAAGAGAATCTTCATATTGCGTAGCTGTTACAAGTCGCAAAGCTAGTGAAAGTGATACCTGCATTTCCAAAATGATTAGTTCTAGCAATAGAGATGCCACATGCTACTTCGTTAGGCATATCCACACTTCTTGGGCAACACGACGTCACTGTTCCAATAGTTTCAGCGTTTTGTGGGACCAACCATAAGCTTCCTTATGTCGATCAAAGAGCCGCTGGACCTCAGCACAAAAGCGATCTTGCATTTCTTTGACGTGTGCGTCCGAAATATCGCTGCCCGTTGTCCTTACGGGTGGCAAAATTGGTTGTCCCATTACGTACGACAATCGTTGTCGGAAAGGGATGGGCAACCCGCCGACTCCAAAAAAGAGGCAAATGCTCACGCGTAGAAACAGGGACAGTTGCTCCAGGCCAGGAAGCTCCAGACGCTTCAACATTTTGGTAGCGCCGAAACAGTATACGGGAATCACTGGGATACCGTGTTTTATTGCCAAACGCAAAAATCCACTCCGTACGATAGCGTACTCTTCATCCGGATGCGTGTTCGGTTTCGGATATCCTTCGAAAATTTCTGCAATTCCTCCAGGTATTACAGCAATGCGATCGCCCAATGCTAAAGCACGTTCAACGGAATCTTTGGAAGCGTCTCTGGTCATGATAGAAGCAATGGTAAGGAAATAATACTATTGTGGCAAGAACAAGGGAGAATTTCCGGAAGCTCTTCATGGCGATCGACTTACACCGGATTCGCCCAAGAGATGAAATCCCGGACTACAGGAAACAACCTTGTGGCGGTTGCCACGACCGGACGAACGTAGCCAAACGATTGTGTGGCAATATCGGGAAGCACTCCAAAGGCGAACGCAAACGGAAAGATTCCATGTGGCGCGAATGCAAAAATCGCCTGGAATTTTTAGTTTCGATATATGTGTGAGAATGCGGCAATGGATAGCGAAATTAGGGCAAGCCCTTGTGTCTCACCTTGTCTTGTTGGACGTCCATAGTAATGCCTTTCGGTTGATCCAAAATCACTTCCATAGCAATAAACTTTACCCACGCTTGGAAGAGGGACCACTTTCGTACTTGGAGCCATTTGCCGACACGAGGAGATCGGTGGGGTCCGCCAATAACGAGAACTGCCAGAATCACGAGTAGAGAGGCATACAAAGCCCGCTTTCGTTTATCTTTAGCTTGCTTCCACCGCCTGTAGACCCATCTTGCGGTCAATGGAACCCATACTAGCGAACCGACAATAAAGATACTGCTGCCAGCGACGATGAGACGATCAAGAAAGGAAATATCGGAGGGGACTCGAACGAGAACGCGACTGTCAGGAGGGTGCAATGGATACACGGAGGATCCTGACGGATTTAGGCCAGATCTTCTTTCTTTCATGAAAAAACTAGAAAATTGAGTGCTTTCCTCTTGGAGATGTATGTTGagctgtcgtcgtccgatCACAACATTCGAAATGGATCATTGGATCATGGCATCATGGTCCGTGAAAGTGGACAGAGTTTCCGTTAGGTTTTGTCTGTCCTGGCTGGGGAAAGCTGCCTGTGAAAATCCACACGTAATCCGAATGAGATCTCTGGACACGACTGGCCTACGTCATCTACAGAAAGATGTTGTTTTGATCATTTCTCTACTACCTAGATTGATGTTTACAACAGTCTATCTCGAACCCAAAAGAAATCACGTATTGCAGGTCCCTTGTGACGTTGTTGGCGGCATCCGGGTTGGTTGAAGGAACTTTCTTGCGTGATCTGCGAGGGCTTCATCTTTTTGGTATTCCCGGGATAATGCATTTTGGAgtgtttcacagtcaacgggCCGTGGATGTGGAAGACATTTGGAGCCGTTTTGTTCTAGAGCTACGCTTGATAGTGTAAAGTCCCGTACTCCTCTCGGGGAACATTCATCCCTTGCAAAAAGTTCTAGTTTTTGCATCAAGCAACAAGATTTGAATCCGGCTGACGCTGTTTGACGTGCCTAATCGAGTGCAAAACGTGAGCGATTGCTTTTCAACGTGGTATCGTAGATTTCTGAGCTCCCTTGTGAAACGAAATTCATGCTCCATCATGACCACAGCTGCACTTCATGCTAACAATCCTCATGCCATGAGAGTAGCTACGAATACAGGCCCTCGGCCACAACTTCGTCGAGCTGTCTACATTCATGTTTCGGACCTCACAAACGCCTACAACATCGATCACGCTCGCCTTGAGGAAGAACTTATTAGGGTGCAAACTAACCGAGACAAACCTTCCGAGCCTAGCTCGTCTCGATTTGGTGTTCCTACAGAGCTGGATACAAGCGCCTCACAAAAAAGATTGCAGCCCCCTCGTGGAGGCTACAATCTATGCGTGTAAGTGAATTATTCTCCACGATTGCGGCCGTCTACGGTGTAGCGGTTACTTATCTCATTCATTTACTCGACTATAGTCTGGTGGGAAAGGTCGAAGTTGTAGTAGATAAATATCGGGTCGATGGATCCCGGGTTCGACTGGCTGAAGTCGAAGTAGGGGACGAAACTGGAACGGTCTCTCTTCGAGCCAGAGACGAGCAGATCGATGGGCTAACGGAAGTTTCCCAGCGGGCTGGCGCCGTGGTATTGAGAAATTGCACCCTTGAGCTATATCAAGGAAAGCACATTCGCCTGGCGATCACAAAATGGGGAAAACTAAACAGCTTTCCGGATCAGATCGCCAGTACTCCGCCTCCACCGAGCAAAATGAATCACGATCGCAATTTTTCTTTGATTGACCTCAGCATGGTTGCGAGCGAAATGGCAAGTGACCCGTACAGGTCGACAGAAGCAGATTCGCATAACTCTTCCATTCGTCAGCAGTCTTATCCTCCTGCCCAGCCTAGACGCGGACAAGGCAGAAAAAGTTCTACACTCAAAATGCAGACTGGTGCGTCGGTCGTCTCTCACCACTATCCTACCAGTGCGAGCGCAATCCCAATGCCTTACAGCCAAGGTAATTTACACGGCTATGGATACACAGAAAGCATGGAGCCGCAACCATACACGTACCATACTCGACCTCATGAAAGAATGACCTCGGCtcaacagcagcaattgATGATGCAGCAACACTACGAAATGCAACAACATCAGTTACAGCAGATGTACCAGCATGCATCCCAGGGCCGTCAGCAAATGCTTTCATCGCAGCCAATAATGATTGCTCCAGGCTTGCAAGCCACCTCGAGTTTCGACACCGTTCCAGAGACTTCGCCGTTCCTTACCTCTGGACATGGTGCTGCCGCAAGTCCTAAACAGCAATCGCAATCCAATCCTACATTGCGCTCAGACTCTCCCCAATCTCAAGGGAAAATGAACCCACAAGCCGCCACCTATGATCCTCCCTAGGTTAAACCTAGCGAAAAGTAAAGGGTGGCTAGGCTCGGAGGTTAAACGGCCGAGCAAGTGACGACAGCTTTCGACAAATGTCAATACGAAAACCACTAGTGCTCTCCAGCTATATTTTGAACAATTATATCATATTTTTCCTTTGCTGAAAAAGGTCT from Phaeodactylum tricornutum CCAP 1055/1 chromosome 22, whole genome shotgun sequence includes the following:
- a CDS encoding DNA binding protein; translation: MTTAALHANNPHAMRVATNTGPRPQLRRAVYIHVSDLTNAYNIDHARLEEELIRVQTNRDKPSEPSSSRFGVPTELDTSASQKRLQPPRGGYNLCVLVGKVEVVVDKYRVDGSRVRLAEVEVGDETGTVSLRARDEQIDGLTEVSQRAGAVVLRNCTLELYQGKHIRLAITKWGKLNSFPDQIASTPPPPSKMNHDRNFSLIDLSMVASEMASDPYRSTEADSHNSSIRQQSYPPAQPRRGQGRKSSTLKMQTGASVVSHHYPTSASAIPMPYSQGNLHGYGYTESMEPQPYTYHTRPHERMTSAQQQQLMMQQHYEMQQHQLQQMYQHASQGRQQMLSSQPIMIAPGLQATSSFDTVPETSPFLTSGHGAAASPKQQSQSNPTLRSDSPQSQGKMNPQAATYDPP
- a CDS encoding predicted protein, with translation MLSFVPGPHRQRLEIRDPHRITRCAAPGDEIRQSSFGSTVRKDETCGETKEMPHQFLSDTAIPPPGPILHGTGSGGGTSGFRRTKSVFSMSSVQSSVSDSSETSSSPLHLQPPTQIQEADRFQIQNVPHSFGRDVRAYTEDSPWAPVFDAGMRKVLEPHLRRARLDREHARQLTVHCLGQPVESSIGSSAHVPYTSLRYERRFLFDEQMYPLHLILAQTLNVQDLSQVHQVVNADLMKPLLCRDTRRAFHVAYDNFITSFCLPLLHEIAMIKNIVHSASHRVTYRYQAFPNISIVRPGDEATLPTCQTAQGKSIGCLYFHIPLTPSHGTNALYAESYPGKEDWHPLQAKSFGLGYLFDGARCLQFGLENTTKSSRVSLDFSVALYCESSVAKPNHCRHQNRAEDRHTVLCPPELLHDAYSRGGPGYYEEAVIDLSRPTATSSARHNAGTKRCTSMVQRKRGCRLMEPDGRMGAPFV
- a CDS encoding predicted protein, which gives rise to MKERRSGLNPSGSSVYPLHPPDSRVLVRVPSDISFLDRLIVAGSSIFIVGSLVWVPLTARWVYRRWKQAKDKRKRALYASLLVILAVLVIGGPHRSPRVGKWLQVRKWSLFQAWVKFIAMEVILDQPKGITMDVQQDKAIFAFAPHGIFPFAFAFGVLPDIATQSFGYVRPVVATATRLFPVVRDFISWANPVDASKDSVERALALGDRIAVIPGGIAEIFEGYPKPNTHPDEEYAIVRSGFLRLAIKHGIPVIPVYCFGATKMLKRLELPGLEQLSLFLRVSICLFFGVGGLPIPFRQRLSYVMGQPILPPVRTTGSDISDAHVKEMQDRFCAEVQRLFDRHKEAYGWSHKTLKLLEQ